GGTGAGATATAAAACTCAATGGCGGAGGGTTATGTCTTCTTGCCGGATCAAACACGACGTGATATCCTAAAAGCAATAGCTCTCGGTGCAGCCTTTGCAGCTGTTGGTGGCGTAGCAGCCTACCACCTCACTGGCAGGAAGGTTGTTGAGACGCTCGAAAACATAACTAGGAAGAACGAGACCGTTGTAACATCGCCAACGGAGGCTAAGCCGTCAGAGGAGGCGAAGCCCAAGCTAACCGCGGTACCCGTTGGCCCCTGCAGGTTCTGTGGCGTTGGCTGTGGCGTCCAGGCCCAGATTGTAAAGGACCCCAAGACTGGCATGGCCAAGGACATTGTAGCTTTGATGGGTATACAGGAGTACCCGGTGAACAGGGGCGCACTCTGTACCAAGGCCTTCTACATACACAAGGCCATAGGCTACGGCGGCAACATGCAGGCCTACGAGCAGAGGCTCAAGAAGCCACTAGTAAACAAGGACTGGATCATACCCGGCAAGAACAGGCCGCCAGTAACCCCCGAGGAGATACCAGAAGCGCCTAGGGTTAAGAACCGCCAGGTAAGCAAGAACCCAGACGCCAAGGTGCCAACAGTAGAGCACATCAAGAAGAACTTTGTCGAGGTAGACTGGGATACAGCAGTCAAGTTCTTCACAGCAGTCATGAAGTACGCTCTCCAGAAGTACGGCCCTCACAGCTTTGCCTACTATGGCAGCGGCCAGTTAGGCACCGAGGAGAGCTATGTAATCAACAAGCTAACCAAGGCAGGCATACACACCAACAACCTAGACGGAAACCCCAGAATGTGTATGGTTAGCGCTGTTGGCGGCTTCATAACGAGCTATGGTGCAGACGAGCCGGAGGTAAGCTACGACCACATAGACGTTCCAGAGCCCGACCTAGGCGTACATGCTGACACATTCCTCCTAATAGGTACCAACACTGCTGAAGCTCACCCAATAGTCTTCGGCCGCATAGCCCAGGTCAAGCAGAAGAACCCAGACAAGGTCAAGGTTATCCTTGCAGACCCACGTAAGACTAGGAGCGGCAGCATAGCAGATCTATGGCTCCCACTGCGCTGGAGCATGGACGTAGCCTTCCTCCACACGCTAGCCCACATAATAGTCTTCGACCTAGACGGCTGCAAGGTTGACGCCAAGACGGGCAAGGTGGAGTGCAAGGGCGAGTATGTCGACATAAAGTGGTTGAAGCGCCACGCGGACTTTGCAATACCAACCAACACTGCCAAGACCTGGGCACTCAAGGACTACAACACCAAGTACAACAGCATGGGTGACCTAAACAAGGTCTGGGACATGGGTACCACAGCGAGCAATGCATCCAACTATAAGCTCTACCCGAGCGTTGGCAAGGAGTACAAGAGCGAGGAGGAGGTAGAGAGAGACTGGTGGAAGGGCTTCGCCCTCTACCTCAAGTTCCTGGAAATGTACAAGCCAGAGGTAATGGTCAAGATACTCTTCGGCGATGAGAAGCCGCTAATCAATAGGGAGACAGCAGAGAAGCTAATAGAGCAGGGTGAGCTAAGCCCAGACAAGGTCGACCTAAGCGGCAACGAGCCATTCGTAGAGATAGACCCCGTGGAGGCTATGAGGCTAGCAGCCAAGTGGATGGCTAAGGGTCGCCTGCTAGTGTTCTGGACGATGGGCGTCAACCAGAAGATCCAGGGCGTGCACGCTGTCAATAGCATAATCAACCTTCTAGCACTCACCGGCCAGATAGGCAGGTACGGAGCTGGCAGCTTCAGCCTCACCGGCCAGCCCAATGCCTGCGGCGGCATCCGTGACCAGGGCGGCCTAGCACACGTGCTGCCCTACGGCAGGCTCATAGCTGTAGAGTCTGCTAGGAAGCAAGTAGAGGACATCTGGAAGAGGCTAACCGAGCAGTACCTCAGAGAGCGTGGCTACACAGAGGATGCAATTAGGAAGGAGATAGAGAGGGTCTACGTGCACCCAGTACCAGGTCCACACGTGGTAGAGATGTTCCGCCGCGTCGCTGCAGGCCAGATCAAGATAGTATGGATAGCTGAGACCAACCCTGGCCACAGCCTACCAAACGTCTTCAAGTTCCGTGCTGGCATGGCTAAGCCGCACGACGACGACCCGGCATTCCCATTCATAGTCGTTAGCGACATCTACCCAACAAGAACCACCGACGTAGCCGACCTGATACTCCCCAGTGCGGCGTGGGGCGAGAAGGAGTTCAAGTATGGCTGCAGCGAGCGCCGCTACAGCATAGCCCGCTACATAATACCGCCACCAGGTGAGGCCGTCGCCGACCACATGATATTCGCAATGCTGGGCAAGGCCTGGGAGGACGAGGGCCTAGTACCAAAGGGCATAGTGAGCGGCTTCTTCCCAGAGGATGTCGACAAGGCTGCGAAGGCTGCTGGCAAGAGCTGGGTACAGTACGTAGTTGAGAAGAGCCGCGACAAGAAGTGGCACGAGGAGTTCCTCAACAGGCTATGGGACCGCGACATACTAAGCCTAGCCAAGAACACCTACTACGACTTCAGCTACGTGAAGCGTGAAGCCTTCAGGAAGATGATAACCGGATTCCGCTGGCCATGGCCGGAGCAGTATGCCAGCAACCCGAGCGTCAAAGCACGCTACGACAAGTACGAGTCCGCTAGCAGGTTCTCATACCCATACGACCCACTGATGCCCGACCCAGAGGACATCAAGAAGATCTACAACGACATAAAGAACATGAACAGCGCTGAGGAGATAAAGAAGTATATAGACAGCCTAGATGAGACCAAGATACACCCGGTCCACAAGGCTAAGTGGCTCGGCAAGCTCGCAAGCAACCCAGTACTGATGAAGTGGGTGCTCAAGCAGATAGTCGAGGAGATAGACGATAAGAACTACAAGCGCGAGAAGGTGGTGCCAGATAACTGGTACGTAGTCTTCTACGCGAAGCCGACAGGCAGGATGACCATCTGGGCTAGGCCGTGGCTGCCAGTAGTGATAGACCACGAGACTGGCGAGGTTAAGATAAACAAGGAGGTAACAATAACCTTCGAGAAGCTAGATGCCGACGCCGTATTCGGCGGCAGTATATCAGTATTCAGCGAGCCCAAGGGCCCATTCAAGATAGTAGAGAAGCACACAGCCGTACCAGCTAGCGGCGACCCAGAGAAGGGCCTCAAGGTGCTAGAGTCCAAGAGCTGGGGCGAGGCGCTAAAGACGAACTTCGGCGACATAGAGGCGATATTCCAGATAGCCCTAGCGCCAGCAGAAGCGCCTGGCTTCACGCTAAAGTACAGGCTTGACGACGGTAGAGTGATAACTGTAAGGGATGCTAAGGACTACCCAATGGTAGTCACAACCGGCCGCGTAATAGAGCACTGGCACACGGGCACAATGACTGGCCGCGTGCCAGAGCTGAAGAGGGTCAAGCCAGAAGCCTACGTCGAGATACATCAGGAGGTTGCAGAGAAGCTCGGCATCAAGGATGGCGACTGGGTGACAGTAGAGAGCCCACGCGGCAAAGTAACAGTGAGGGCGAAGGTGCTGAACCCCAAGACGGGACTGGGCGGCCCAAGGAGGGACTACGTATTCGTGCCATGGTTCGACGAGAACAAGCTAGTTAACGCGCTAACACTAGACAACTACGACGTACAGCCATACTTCTTCCAGCCAGACTACAAGACCTGCGCAGCCAGGATAAGGAAGGCAGCGCCAGACGAGATACCTAGGAGTGAAACCGAGCAGACAGGCAAGCCTAAGTACAACATCAAGGTTTACTAGTGTCTTTCCTTGCACTGAGCGCGTTTTTAGCCCTTTAACCATCTAGGTAGGCTTGTTTCTCCTACCTCGCTTCATACCCCCACCACTCTCCGACCACCATGCCTTGCATAACAGATTTACCACTACTACGTGTCTCCGGCCGGAGTACTTGCTAAGGAGTCGAGCGTTTTAGCCTTCTACATGGCAGGGTCGGCTCCGCTGCGGGGATATGGGTCGCGGGACGCACTGTGAACCGAAAACTAGCGGCGCAGGTGCCTAATCCACCCAGGCCTTGCCTGGTGTATTGGCTCCCGAAGCAATAGTAATCAACATAACGTAGCTTGCGTAATGTAGCCTGTGTCGTGCGAAGTAGAGGGATAGCACGGCGAGAGGGTGGTGTAACATACTTGGGTAGTCACCATCGCTTCTCTATGACGAGGCGTGAGTTCCTTAAGGCTGGGCTCACAATTGCAGCTGTGGCAGCCGCAGCACCAGTGTCCAGGCTCCTAGTCGGAATAGAGGTTGCTAGTACCAGCAGGGATTCACAGCGGATCTACTACGAGTTCTTCGATGTAACAGATGATGAGAATAGGATAGAATACTATGGAGCCCTAGGCTTCGTAATTGAAAGGGATGGAAGAAAGTGCGTAGCTAACGTTTTGCTCCCAGGCCGCTGCATTACCTATACAAAGCCTGTCTGGGAGGACTGGTTCCCTACCCCTCTACCAGTTGCCACTAAGGACTTCTATGCTCGGTGTATCCGCTGCGGCCTATGCTACTACGCTTGTAACTACATGGGATACCATGCCATACGCCTTGCCGGTTTAAGGGATGGATTCAGCTTGCTGGGTGCGCCTACACTAGATAATCTATTGACGAATCCATGTACGCTATGCATGGAGTGTGTTAAGGTGTGTCCAACTGGCGCGCTGGCAGAGACTCCTGAGGATGGGGTGTCGGGAGTAGCTATTATCGACCCAGACCTCTGCTTGGCATGGAATAGTGGTGACTGCAAGAGCTGCGCAAAGGCATGCCCATACGGTTCTGAGGTCTTCGAGTTTACGTTTAACGAGTGG
This DNA window, taken from Hyperthermus butylicus DSM 5456, encodes the following:
- a CDS encoding molybdopterin oxidoreductase family protein gives rise to the protein MPDQTRRDILKAIALGAAFAAVGGVAAYHLTGRKVVETLENITRKNETVVTSPTEAKPSEEAKPKLTAVPVGPCRFCGVGCGVQAQIVKDPKTGMAKDIVALMGIQEYPVNRGALCTKAFYIHKAIGYGGNMQAYEQRLKKPLVNKDWIIPGKNRPPVTPEEIPEAPRVKNRQVSKNPDAKVPTVEHIKKNFVEVDWDTAVKFFTAVMKYALQKYGPHSFAYYGSGQLGTEESYVINKLTKAGIHTNNLDGNPRMCMVSAVGGFITSYGADEPEVSYDHIDVPEPDLGVHADTFLLIGTNTAEAHPIVFGRIAQVKQKNPDKVKVILADPRKTRSGSIADLWLPLRWSMDVAFLHTLAHIIVFDLDGCKVDAKTGKVECKGEYVDIKWLKRHADFAIPTNTAKTWALKDYNTKYNSMGDLNKVWDMGTTASNASNYKLYPSVGKEYKSEEEVERDWWKGFALYLKFLEMYKPEVMVKILFGDEKPLINRETAEKLIEQGELSPDKVDLSGNEPFVEIDPVEAMRLAAKWMAKGRLLVFWTMGVNQKIQGVHAVNSIINLLALTGQIGRYGAGSFSLTGQPNACGGIRDQGGLAHVLPYGRLIAVESARKQVEDIWKRLTEQYLRERGYTEDAIRKEIERVYVHPVPGPHVVEMFRRVAAGQIKIVWIAETNPGHSLPNVFKFRAGMAKPHDDDPAFPFIVVSDIYPTRTTDVADLILPSAAWGEKEFKYGCSERRYSIARYIIPPPGEAVADHMIFAMLGKAWEDEGLVPKGIVSGFFPEDVDKAAKAAGKSWVQYVVEKSRDKKWHEEFLNRLWDRDILSLAKNTYYDFSYVKREAFRKMITGFRWPWPEQYASNPSVKARYDKYESASRFSYPYDPLMPDPEDIKKIYNDIKNMNSAEEIKKYIDSLDETKIHPVHKAKWLGKLASNPVLMKWVLKQIVEEIDDKNYKREKVVPDNWYVVFYAKPTGRMTIWARPWLPVVIDHETGEVKINKEVTITFEKLDADAVFGGSISVFSEPKGPFKIVEKHTAVPASGDPEKGLKVLESKSWGEALKTNFGDIEAIFQIALAPAEAPGFTLKYRLDDGRVITVRDAKDYPMVVTTGRVIEHWHTGTMTGRVPELKRVKPEAYVEIHQEVAEKLGIKDGDWVTVESPRGKVTVRAKVLNPKTGLGGPRRDYVFVPWFDENKLVNALTLDNYDVQPYFFQPDYKTCAARIRKAAPDEIPRSETEQTGKPKYNIKVY
- a CDS encoding 4Fe-4S dicluster domain-containing protein, which codes for MGSHHRFSMTRREFLKAGLTIAAVAAAAPVSRLLVGIEVASTSRDSQRIYYEFFDVTDDENRIEYYGALGFVIERDGRKCVANVLLPGRCITYTKPVWEDWFPTPLPVATKDFYARCIRCGLCYYACNYMGYHAIRLAGLRDGFSLLGAPTLDNLLTNPCTLCMECVKVCPTGALAETPEDGVSGVAIIDPDLCLAWNSGDCKSCAKACPYGSEVFEFTFNEWGIHTRVKAKVVGDKVVTPCRGCGLCVQACPIGGSAIHILPRDEYIRRVKNYKNTGMSYEEYLQLILKTEQEDTFKATWRSAINIDYIMNVRGLEEEKIQAELAPAEKTGKGSPERSMAQ